A genomic region of Vicia villosa cultivar HV-30 ecotype Madison, WI unplaced genomic scaffold, Vvil1.0 ctg.001245F_1_1, whole genome shotgun sequence contains the following coding sequences:
- the LOC131634161 gene encoding reticulon-like protein B9 yields the protein MPNRYVGSGLFGRPLHSVLGGGKIADILLWKDKKLTSAIVAGFSMIWFLFEVVEYNLVTLLCHILIALMLILFVWHNAAGLITWRLPDIYDFEISDSTTRFIHYKLNLFLRIFFDISTGKDLRFFFVTIAGLWIMSTIGTFFTTVNLLYTTFVCLVTLPIMYERYEDEVDYLASKGSQDVKRLFNKLDSTVLNRIPRGPVKEKKHK from the exons ATGCCAAACCGTTACGTTGGATCTGGTTTGTTTGGTAGACCACTTCACTCTGTCCTTGGTGGAGGAAAAA TTGCTGATATCTTGCTATGGAAAGACAAGAAATTAACTTCAGCAATTGTAGCTGGATTTTCAATGATTTGGTTTCTCTTTGAAGTGGTGGAATATAATCTTGTTACTCTTCTATGTCACATCCTTATAGCCCTTATGCTCATTCTCTTTGTTTGGCATAATGCAGCTGGATTAATCACTtg GAGACTTCCTGATATCTATGATTTTGAAATCTCAGATTCAACCACTAGATTCATTCATTATAAGTTGAACTTGTTCTTGAGAATATTCTTTGACATTTCAACTGGGAAAGACCTCCGATTTTTCTTTGTG ACAATAGCTGGTCTATGGATCATGTCTACAATTGGAACTTTCTTCACCACTGTCAATTTACTATATACAA CATTTGTGTGCCTTGTGACACTTCCTATAATGTATGAGAGATATGAAGATGAGGTGGATTATCTAGCAAGTAAAGGAAGCCAAGATGTGAAGAGATTGTTCAACAAATTGGATTCCACAGTTCTCAATAGGATTCCAAGGGGACCTGTGAAAGAAAAGAAGCACAAATGA